CATATTCGGCCTCATCCTCATATTCCTCGATCCCGCCGTCCCACAGGAACCGCAGGAAATAATTGAAGAGGGTGAGCAGGTCGCGCTCAAGCCGATCCGGCTGAATGACGATGACGTTGTAGAGGTATTCGTACTTGTTCAGCAGCCGCGAAAGCTTGGCTAGGTTGCGCGCCGGACGACTGTCCCTGACCCCGGAATGGGCGAGGTCCTCGCCAAGGAAACGGCTGAAAGTCGGAAACTGGATCAGGTCGTAAAAGAGGTTGGCGAACGAGTAGTTGGTATTCTCGGACAGTATGAGGTGCTGCTTCGCCTTGTCCTTTGCCCATGCCGCAATCTGCTCGTCGGTCCCGGTCTTGAGATGGGCAATGAAATCCCCAAGGCACCGATCAAAGTACGCCCAGACATCAAGCTGCATCCCCTCCCGCGTGGCACGGATCGAGCCGTATTGTGGGAAGAGAAACATGAACGCGCCGATCATCAGTCGAATCTCGTCGCGTTCGAAATACATGTTGGAGCGCGGCGCATAGATAGGGATGCCCGCAACCTCGAGATCGTTGGCGAACTGCGTGACCTTGGGATTGCGGACCGACCTGAACAGGAAAGCGACCTGGTTCCAATCCTTGACGATGCCGTCGCCGCGAAGTTTCGTCAGAAAGGCCACTGTTTCGCTGGCCCAGTTCTCCTCGCCATCCTCACCGGAAACCTTGAAGACAACAGGCCGCTTGGCCCGATCATCACCTGCAGCTTCGATCACCTTAGGGAAGCGGTAGGACCGGTCGTTCCCTTGCCAGTCAGCAAGATCCATCCAGCGGTTGTAGAAGTCGACGATATCCGGGTGTGACCGGTAGTTCTTGGTCAGGTAAATCTGTTGGCAGGTGCCATCGGGGAAGCGGCTCGGAAATTCAAGGATATTGCGGATCGAGGCACCACGAAACCGGTAAAGAGCCTGGTCATCATCCCCGACGACGCAAAGGTTGTTGTGACGAGAAGCCAGCTTCAGAACGATCTTTTCCTGGATCGTGTTCGTGTCTTGGTACTCGTCGATCATCAGATAATCGAAGCGATCGCAGAGCTGCTCCGCGACCTCAGGTAGCTGCAATAGACGGAGCGCCTCGACCTGGATCGAGGAGAAATCGATGTAATTGTATTGGCCAAGCAGCGTTTGGTAGAGGGCATATGCCTCGCCAAGAATCTGCAGCTCGGTCGCGGTTGCTGTTGCCAGGGCTTCCGGCAGGACAGCTTCTTCCGAGAGCTTGTTCAAATAGCCGCACAACCGCTCTGCGATACGCCATGACGACAGGTTTTGCGATGGCCGAATGAAATCTTCCAACCCGGCAATTTCACGAAATTCAGGCAGACGCTGAAAGACAAAATACTGCTGATCGAACTGGTCGAGAATCGTGAAGTTGCGACGGATGCTCGAGAAAGCGCGAAACTCATCAATGATGTCGAGGAAGATCGAATGCAATGTGCCGACCGTAAGGTCGAGCGGATTGACCTTTGCGCCCGACCGTTGGAGACGATCGGAGATCCGGGTCTTAAGCTCCTTCGCCGCCTTCTCGGTGAAGGTCGAGATAAGCACGCGTTCCGGTTGTACGTCCCGTGTCGCGAGCAGGTTAACGGTTCTCTCTACCAACGAGAAGGTCTTCCCGGAGCCAGGCCCTGCGACAATCAGCATAGGCCCGTCGAGCGCTTCGATTACTTTCTGTTGCTCGAAATTAGCTCCCACGCTGTGTCCCTTGATTTTGCACGCTTCGACAGATCATTGAACAAAAATAGCAGGTTACTGTCGAATCTGATCTGCCTACCCGATCCTCGATTGGAAATGTATCTAAAACTCGGTTTCATTCTGGTTTTGCAACGGCTTTCCGCTGACCGTGTGAGCGACCACAGCTCGGATAGGTTGAATAGCGGGATGAGCAAGCACGGCGAAGCGCTCAAGCAGGAAGCGGCGCTCAGAGGAGAGGCATGTGCCTTGCATACGAGCACGAGGAAGCAACTTTCCGTTGTCTTCGAGCCAATGTTTTTGCTATGTTCTCCGGAGAAATATGATGAACGCGATCATGATGAATTTTGACATTGAAAGCTCCGAGGCACGCCGATCCAAAAAATGGGAAGGGCTGTCTGAAATCGATCAGGCGATCAGTGACAATCGCCTGATGGAGTATCGGATCAAGAAGTCTTGGGCCGATCCTTGGGGGCGGAAGCTCACGATCACGGTCCTGCTGGTGATTGCCGCAGGGTTTGCTTACTTGGCTGGGACATCTGCTGGGCTCTGGTGATCTTATTTATCACCATTCCTTCACCTCATCTGCCGACTCCGCGCTCGCACCCTGTGCACCCTTGGTAGCCGCATCAAGGCGGCCTCTGGATCCGCGGATCCGCTGGCGACCGGAATCCTGAACGCGCAGCACTTCGTCGTGAACAGTGCCTGGGTCCACCTGCGGCACGTTTCCAGAGACCCTTCCACCGATTTGGGCACGACCACGGACAGATCCTGGTCCTGTGACCGATGGGCGCGAGATGGGCTGTTCTGGCGTTAGTACGAGCCTGTCCTCAATCCCGTCGCGCAGCTGTTCCGCGTAGCTATCGATGAACTTGCCCTGCAAGGCTTGGCCCTCCGGGCTGAGCTGGAAACTCAGATCATCAAACCGGACATTGCCGTAGAAATCGCGATTTCGTTCGATCTCAATCAACCCCCATTCGCGGTAGGCCTGTGACAGGTTGAGGCTGCCTGCGGCGCTATTGCCTTCAAAGAATGATGCCTGGCTTTCGAGGCGATTTGCCAGTTCCTCAGCCCGGCGTGCTTCGCGGCTGTAACTCTGGGCCTCGGTTAGAGAAGCGTTCATGCCGCTCGCGGTCGACGAGATCGAGGAACTCGACGAGGTGCTGACACTGCGAACAAACCCATCGCGCGTGCTCGACCAGTTCCTACTGTCCGACATTTGGGCGAGGCTGCCGAAGATTCGAGAGCGATCCTCAGATGCGATGCCGATATCGCTGTCGGTCCAGGTGCGTGTACCGCCCCCTTTCAATCCGACATTTGCAGACGCCACACCGTTCGTGACACCAGCGCTGGCGCCGGCTTCGCCACCGAGGAACCACGCTGTCGAGATGTCGTCAGCGGCCCTTCGTGAGAGGCCGAACTGGCGCTGCAGGTTTGTCGATGCCTGGTCGACCTCGTTGAAGGCGGTCTGGATGCTATCGGAGTTGGATGTGCCGGTTGCGCTCTCGAAAGCCGATCCGCGGCTGAATTGGCTGCGCAGCTCGCGGAACTGTGTGACGGCGCTCGTGGTCGATTCCGAAGCAATGTTCGCATAGCTCTCGCTATTCGAGCGGGCCTGCGATGCCATAGTCGACAAGCGCGAGGTGAACTCCTGCCCGAGGCTGGGGGTGAAGGGATAGCTCGAATTGGGCAGCTGGTCGTAGCTGGCTTCAGGGAAACTCGTCGTCATCGATCCTGTGTCGCTGAATGTTCGGGTCTGCGCCGCACCATAGGTGAAGCTGGGCGCGATCGTCCCTTGCGCGAACTGACGGGTCAGAACGCTTGAATTCTCGAAGCTGGTATTGCCCAGCGAGACGTTGCCTGTGCTTGCCTCGCGCGCCGCTTCCTCAGCAGCGTTCTGGCTCGGATTGAGATAGCTCGTCGCATGGTGCGAAATCGCCATGGCCCCTTTGGCAACACCGCCGGCCAGGAACGGCACCGAGGCGATGAGATAGCCGGCCAGCAGCCCGATATCGCTGTTCACATCGGCCATGCCGGTAAAGCTTGCAAGACTGAGACCATTGCCGCCGGCAACCGCGCTCATGTCCGCGGCACCTTTGTACATTAGCATCATATGCAGGATCACGAACAGCGGTCCCCATGCCGCCAGGTAGAAGAAGCCTGTCACATAGCCTTTGAGTGCCAGCGGCCCGGTCTTGGGCAGCAGGAACAGCGGGAAGAGGACCGGAAACAGGGCGTAGAAGAGCACGGTCAGCACGACATTGAGGAGCGGCACCCACTTCATCGCGTTGCTGGCGATCGAACCATAAGTCCGCTCGGTCTGAATATCCGCGCGCGTCTGGGCGTAGACATCGACATTGCCCGCTCCGCTCGTCGCCGCCATCGAATGCATGGCCTGGCTCATTGCGTTGATCGTCAGCGTTTGTTTGAAGATCTCGGTTGCATTCGCGGAGACTCCACTGAGATACTGATAGGCCACTGGCAGGTCGGCAAACAGCTTGGCCTTGGCGAGCGCTGCGGTCTGGTTGGGATAGAGCTGGCGTCCGAAGACCGTACCCATTGCGTCGATCAGCCCGGCCCACTGCGCGTTCAGCGCATCATAGGCTTCGCGGCAGGTGATGATATTCGAGGTGACCTGCCCAGTCCCCGCATCGCGGGTCAGGAAGCGCTGGGCCCGCGCCTGGCTGCCGGGGGCAATGGTCGCCCAGATGTCGCTGGTCTCGGCGAGCTCCTTCATCGAATAGCGGCCAAGCAGCACGTCGTAGAAAACACATTGCCGGAAATGCTCGTCGAGATTGGCGGCAAATTCCGGGTCGGAAATGCGCAAGGACCGCGTAGCATCGTAGAGCCTCGCGCCGTAGATCATGCCGTTCTTCGAATAGTTGAGATCGCCCGGCAGTCCGAACACCACCTCGGCCGAGCCGGTCAGGTAGTCGCCGACCTGGCTCGTGAAGCTCGCCATCAGCGCAAGTCCCAGCGGCACATTGCTGACATTTGCCGGAGCAAGACTGGGGTTGAGCCGGTCGGTCACATGGACGTCGAGCCGCGGCACCATCAGGCACGAATAGATCAGCGTCGCGCCAAGGAACCAGTTGATCCAGGCGCGCCAGTCCTGATTGAACGCCAGCGTAATGGCCGACAGGCCAAGTCCCATGACGAGGACGACCTGGAGCAGGCTCTTGTAACCGCCATTCCCCGTCCAGGCGGCGACCGCCTGAAAGACATTGACCAGGTAATCGCCGCCGCCAACCGTGAAAATCTCGACCATGATGCTGGGCTCCCGCCGCTTTCGGCGCGCTGAAAGGGATCAGTGGGTAAGGGCGCGCGACTGCACGCCGCGCGACCAGTCGAGCGAGGCGGCCATGCCCGGCGACATCGAGGCGGCGAGCACGTTCTCGATGAACGCGGTCTTCTCGATGATCTGCATGATGGCGTTGACCTTCAGATGCGTGTTCGCCTGCCTGTCGGCGAGTGCCTGCCGAACGACATTCACCTGGCCCTGCCACATCGCGATCTTGGCTTCGTCCGCGCCGATAAAGCTCGACATCGAGCGACCCGCCTCGCTGACGATCCGGTCGAGGACCGCGAACAGCAGGTCGACGCTGGCGATCTCCGCCAGCGTCTCGCGATCGTCGGTTGGCATCCCGCGGCCATAGGCCGCCTGGACAGTCAGGATCTTGTAAAGCGGGATCGAAGCAACCTGGAGCAGCTCCTTTTGCGCGTCGGTGATCGCGGTGTCGTCATGGATTGCCTGGATCATGCCGGCGATCAGGGCCGCAACGCGCGGGCGCAGCGCCTTGGATGCCGGAAGGCTGAGCGACTTGAAGCCGGGATCGAGGCACTTGTCCGGCTCGTCGCAGTCGAAGATCAGGACGTTCCCGTTGCTCGTCCCATCGAGCAGTGAAGTAACCAGCGTCGAGGACGCTTCCCCAACGATCGGCACGAACTTGCCCGGCTCATCGTCCGTTGGGGGCACGTAGATTATCGTGCCGAGCAGCGTCATCGCATATTCGGCAAGTTCCTCGTCAAAGGTGCCATTTGGCGAGAAGAACGCGGACTTCTTGAGGATCGTCCAGGTGTAGTTCCTCGCCACGGCAGGATTGACGTCGTCATATTTGCCTGCGCCTTGCGCCGTGGTGCTCGAACGCTGGCCCTTGGTTCCGCAGCCATGCTTGGCGGCGGCATAGTCGGTAAAGATGCCTTCCGAATTGCCGATCGCCTCGCAGATCGCCTTGTCGGCCAGATCGCCCTTGGGCCAGATGCCGCCCACCAGCCCCTGCGCCATCTCGCAGGAGTTGATGTTGAGGTTGTTCATGAGCTGAGCCTTCTGGCTGAACTCCTGCATGATCTTCGAGCATTCCGGGCAGACCGTGTCGATCGCCAGGCTGAAAGCGAAGCCGACCGCATTGTTGGCCA
The genomic region above belongs to Qipengyuania spongiae and contains:
- a CDS encoding ATP-dependent helicase, which codes for MGANFEQQKVIEALDGPMLIVAGPGSGKTFSLVERTVNLLATRDVQPERVLISTFTEKAAKELKTRISDRLQRSGAKVNPLDLTVGTLHSIFLDIIDEFRAFSSIRRNFTILDQFDQQYFVFQRLPEFREIAGLEDFIRPSQNLSSWRIAERLCGYLNKLSEEAVLPEALATATATELQILGEAYALYQTLLGQYNYIDFSSIQVEALRLLQLPEVAEQLCDRFDYLMIDEYQDTNTIQEKIVLKLASRHNNLCVVGDDDQALYRFRGASIRNILEFPSRFPDGTCQQIYLTKNYRSHPDIVDFYNRWMDLADWQGNDRSYRFPKVIEAAGDDRAKRPVVFKVSGEDGEENWASETVAFLTKLRGDGIVKDWNQVAFLFRSVRNPKVTQFANDLEVAGIPIYAPRSNMYFERDEIRLMIGAFMFLFPQYGSIRATREGMQLDVWAYFDRCLGDFIAHLKTGTDEQIAAWAKDKAKQHLILSENTNYSFANLFYDLIQFPTFSRFLGEDLAHSGVRDSRPARNLAKLSRLLNKYEYLYNVIVIQPDRLERDLLTLFNYFLRFLWDGGIEEYEDEAEYAPSGCVSFMTIHQSKGLEFPIVVTGSLDAVPRRQQSPLDDLLEAEFGDGELFEPLDRIKTFDFWRLFYTAYSRAQNMLVLSCQENTPKARGQRNVPSQYFQPVYSPLKSWRELHFDPDSVKLATVKEANLKHSYSFTSDVLIFEACPQQYRFFKDLEFAPVRTNAILFGTLVHQTIEDIHKAVLRGDEQKVTTEQIDQWFRSNYANISQKERVYLGEPVLRIARRHIATYVDRERSNWHRLREAEVELSLLKDDYVLTGNVDLIQAEDGAWEIIDFKTEKKPDLIDDAEKLARYRRQLQIYAHLFEEKRGVRVDRMALYYTGEEAGNPRITFKRETADIEGTIDQVDSVIGKIVSKDYGLRERPEKLCKNCDFRSFCDMTFCGA
- a CDS encoding conjugal transfer protein TraG N-terminal domain-containing protein, whose protein sequence is MVEIFTVGGGDYLVNVFQAVAAWTGNGGYKSLLQVVLVMGLGLSAITLAFNQDWRAWINWFLGATLIYSCLMVPRLDVHVTDRLNPSLAPANVSNVPLGLALMASFTSQVGDYLTGSAEVVFGLPGDLNYSKNGMIYGARLYDATRSLRISDPEFAANLDEHFRQCVFYDVLLGRYSMKELAETSDIWATIAPGSQARAQRFLTRDAGTGQVTSNIITCREAYDALNAQWAGLIDAMGTVFGRQLYPNQTAALAKAKLFADLPVAYQYLSGVSANATEIFKQTLTINAMSQAMHSMAATSGAGNVDVYAQTRADIQTERTYGSIASNAMKWVPLLNVVLTVLFYALFPVLFPLFLLPKTGPLALKGYVTGFFYLAAWGPLFVILHMMLMYKGAADMSAVAGGNGLSLASFTGMADVNSDIGLLAGYLIASVPFLAGGVAKGAMAISHHATSYLNPSQNAAEEAAREASTGNVSLGNTSFENSSVLTRQFAQGTIAPSFTYGAAQTRTFSDTGSMTTSFPEASYDQLPNSSYPFTPSLGQEFTSRLSTMASQARSNSESYANIASESTTSAVTQFRELRSQFSRGSAFESATGTSNSDSIQTAFNEVDQASTNLQRQFGLSRRAADDISTAWFLGGEAGASAGVTNGVASANVGLKGGGTRTWTDSDIGIASEDRSRIFGSLAQMSDSRNWSSTRDGFVRSVSTSSSSSISSTASGMNASLTEAQSYSREARRAEELANRLESQASFFEGNSAAGSLNLSQAYREWGLIEIERNRDFYGNVRFDDLSFQLSPEGQALQGKFIDSYAEQLRDGIEDRLVLTPEQPISRPSVTGPGSVRGRAQIGGRVSGNVPQVDPGTVHDEVLRVQDSGRQRIRGSRGRLDAATKGAQGASAESADEVKEW
- a CDS encoding conjugal transfer protein TraH, encoding MKRAVAAILAATLPLTSASADVGSSMDSFLNDVGGAANINGPTAFEGQSAGYYSLGNVWTRFPQKTTNIANLQLPRARAGCGGIDIFAGSFSFINASEIVAMLKAVANNAVGFAFSLAIDTVCPECSKIMQEFSQKAQLMNNLNINSCEMAQGLVGGIWPKGDLADKAICEAIGNSEGIFTDYAAAKHGCGTKGQRSSTTAQGAGKYDDVNPAVARNYTWTILKKSAFFSPNGTFDEELAEYAMTLLGTIIYVPPTDDEPGKFVPIVGEASSTLVTSLLDGTSNGNVLIFDCDEPDKCLDPGFKSLSLPASKALRPRVAALIAGMIQAIHDDTAITDAQKELLQVASIPLYKILTVQAAYGRGMPTDDRETLAEIASVDLLFAVLDRIVSEAGRSMSSFIGADEAKIAMWQGQVNVVRQALADRQANTHLKVNAIMQIIEKTAFIENVLAASMSPGMAASLDWSRGVQSRALTH